One Desertifilum tharense IPPAS B-1220 genomic window carries:
- a CDS encoding DMT family transporter → MWSTLALLTALSGNIPPFQLTAMAFILAFGIGLVWSLSQGKGLWHHFRLPLPVWGIGVTGLFGFHFFYFIALQNAPAVEASLISYLWPLLIVLFSALLPNERLRWFHLVGALLGFLGAGLLVTQGQSFQFNPEYSLGYLSALICAVTWSGYSVLSRKFGSIPTEAVGAFCGVTALLAGLCHVLFESTVQPQGWQWLAILGLGLGPVGLAFFTWDYGIKRGSIKVLGALSYAAPLFSTILLIGFGLAPASWTVSVACFLIVGGAILAAGDLLRR, encoded by the coding sequence ATGTGGTCAACTTTGGCGCTGTTGACTGCATTGAGCGGTAATATCCCCCCGTTTCAACTCACCGCAATGGCGTTTATCCTAGCATTTGGGATTGGTTTAGTCTGGAGTTTGTCCCAGGGGAAGGGACTGTGGCACCATTTTCGCCTACCGCTACCCGTGTGGGGAATTGGGGTTACAGGCTTATTTGGCTTCCATTTTTTCTACTTCATCGCCTTACAAAATGCCCCGGCGGTGGAAGCGAGTTTAATTTCCTATTTGTGGCCGTTACTGATTGTCCTATTTTCTGCCCTATTACCTAACGAACGGTTGCGTTGGTTTCACCTGGTTGGGGCCTTACTGGGGTTTCTCGGTGCAGGCTTGTTGGTGACGCAAGGACAGTCTTTTCAGTTTAATCCTGAATATAGCTTAGGCTATCTCTCGGCGTTGATCTGTGCGGTTACTTGGTCGGGCTATTCGGTTTTATCGCGCAAATTTGGCTCAATTCCGACAGAAGCGGTGGGGGCCTTTTGTGGCGTGACAGCCCTTCTAGCGGGGTTGTGTCATGTTTTATTTGAATCTACCGTTCAACCCCAAGGATGGCAATGGTTGGCGATTTTAGGCTTGGGGTTAGGGCCGGTGGGGTTGGCGTTTTTTACCTGGGATTATGGGATTAAACGCGGGAGTATTAAGGTTTTGGGCGCGCTTTCCTATGCTGCCCCTTTATTTTCCACGATTTTATTAATTGGATTTGGGCTAGCGCCTGCGAGTTGGACGGTGAGTGTGGCTTGTTTTCTGATTGTGGGGGGTGCAATCTTAGCGGCAGGGGATTTGCTGAGACGATAA
- a CDS encoding saccharopine dehydrogenase-like oxidoreductase, with translation MSTKQLSDRIPVSTQVKEPLRVGILGFGGLGQAAAKVLAPKQEMIWVAAADQKGYAYQAEGLDADRCASAYRNGESLAYVEAIGVPSQNSIEDLIRSAQGVNGYFLALPNLPNTFMADVARLFIRSGWRGVLVDALKRTSAVEQLLELQAEFQASGITYMTGCGATPGLLTAAASLAAQSYAEVHSVKITFGVGIANWEAYRATIREDIAHMPGYDVEKARAMTDAEVEALLDRTNGILALENMEHADDIMLELAGICDRDRVTVGGVVDTRNPKKPLSTNVQITGRTFEGKISTHTFTLGDETSMAANVCGPAFGYLKAGTQLHQRGIYGLFTAAEVMPLFVR, from the coding sequence ATGAGTACGAAGCAATTGAGCGATCGCATTCCCGTCTCGACACAAGTTAAAGAACCCCTGCGCGTGGGTATTCTGGGTTTTGGGGGGTTAGGACAAGCCGCTGCGAAAGTCCTCGCACCCAAGCAGGAAATGATTTGGGTCGCAGCGGCCGACCAAAAAGGGTATGCTTACCAAGCAGAAGGCTTAGATGCCGATCGTTGCGCCTCAGCTTATCGCAATGGGGAGTCTTTGGCGTATGTTGAAGCGATTGGTGTACCGAGTCAAAATAGCATTGAAGACTTAATTCGCAGCGCACAAGGCGTTAATGGCTATTTCCTCGCCTTACCCAACCTTCCGAATACCTTTATGGCGGATGTGGCGCGGCTGTTTATTCGTTCTGGCTGGCGGGGGGTATTGGTAGATGCCCTGAAGCGTACCAGTGCGGTAGAACAATTGTTAGAACTGCAAGCAGAATTTCAAGCCTCCGGGATCACCTACATGACAGGTTGTGGCGCAACCCCCGGTTTACTCACCGCCGCCGCTTCTTTGGCAGCACAGAGTTATGCAGAAGTTCACAGCGTTAAAATTACCTTTGGCGTGGGTATTGCCAACTGGGAAGCCTACCGCGCTACGATTCGCGAAGATATCGCCCATATGCCAGGATATGATGTGGAGAAGGCGCGGGCGATGACGGATGCTGAGGTCGAAGCGTTACTCGATCGAACCAATGGCATTCTAGCGCTGGAAAATATGGAACACGCCGATGATATTATGCTGGAGTTGGCGGGAATTTGCGATCGCGATCGTGTCACCGTCGGCGGCGTTGTCGATACCCGCAACCCCAAAAAACCCCTCAGCACCAATGTCCAAATTACCGGACGCACCTTTGAAGGTAAAATCTCTACCCATACCTTCACGCTAGGCGATGAAACCAGTATGGCAGCCAATGTCTGCGGCCCTGCTTTTGGTTATCTCAAAGCCGGAACCCAGCTACACCAACGCGGAATTTACGGCTTATTCACCGCCGCCGAAGTCATGCCTTTATTTGTGCGTTAG
- a CDS encoding DUF2997 domain-containing protein, with product METLEFVIYPDGRVLEKVTGIVGSSCAEVTAAIEAQLGVVLHQESTSEFFAKVSNSHEATITQSNYSEW from the coding sequence ATGGAAACCCTAGAGTTTGTTATATACCCGGATGGTCGGGTACTCGAAAAGGTTACTGGAATTGTGGGTTCTTCTTGTGCGGAAGTCACCGCCGCAATTGAAGCGCAATTAGGCGTTGTGCTTCATCAAGAATCCACCTCAGAGTTCTTTGCCAAAGTGTCTAATTCGCACGAGGCAACTATCACTCAATCGAATTACAGTGAGTGGTAG
- a CDS encoding reverse transcriptase family protein, whose translation MSDRPRTRQELYERIRTMGREAFILEEMIRYGFWPAEGTIADDPADEIRRQGELQQELERLRQENRRLYDEKALRREALKQRLAESRRKQQETQERRERQRLERAQAWQQRQQQEIVYLGEGVSGGLSESQSHQERLQSYGLPIYETAADLAAAMGMSIGQLRFLAFNRKTSKVCHYIRFTIPKKTGGERLISAPMPRLKQAQSWIYQQILAKIPLEAAAHGFRCDRSILTNAHPHLEADVIINLDLKDFFPSISYKRVKGLFRSFGYCEAVATLLGLICTEADLTSVELDGVTYYVATTERLLPQGSPASPAISNLICRRLDRRLTQMAQDLGFTYTRYADDLTFSAHEPYLQGICNILRRTEAIVAHEGLTINDQKTRILRKKSSQLDVTGIVVNGDRPSLDRKTLKRFRATLHQIEQNGPTGQHWGHTENVMSAIAGYANYVASVLPEKGAKFQEQVRHIHQKWQRLP comes from the coding sequence ATGTCGGATCGACCGCGCACTCGCCAGGAACTTTACGAACGCATTCGGACAATGGGGCGAGAGGCGTTTATCCTCGAAGAGATGATTCGCTATGGCTTTTGGCCCGCAGAAGGCACCATTGCAGACGATCCGGCTGATGAAATTCGCCGCCAAGGGGAACTGCAACAGGAACTCGAACGCTTGCGCCAAGAAAATCGGCGGCTTTACGATGAAAAAGCACTCCGTCGAGAAGCCCTCAAGCAACGCCTCGCTGAGTCGCGCCGCAAGCAGCAGGAAACCCAGGAACGCCGCGAACGCCAACGCCTAGAACGCGCCCAAGCTTGGCAGCAGCGCCAACAGCAAGAGATTGTTTATCTGGGGGAAGGGGTTTCTGGGGGACTCTCGGAAAGCCAAAGTCATCAGGAACGCCTGCAAAGTTATGGTTTACCCATTTACGAAACAGCGGCGGATCTAGCAGCGGCGATGGGTATGAGTATCGGTCAGTTGCGCTTTTTGGCATTTAACCGCAAAACCAGTAAAGTCTGTCATTACATCCGCTTTACTATCCCCAAAAAGACGGGGGGAGAACGCCTGATTTCTGCACCGATGCCGCGTCTCAAACAGGCACAATCGTGGATTTATCAGCAGATTTTAGCAAAAATTCCCTTAGAAGCAGCGGCTCATGGCTTTCGGTGCGATCGCTCTATTCTCACCAACGCCCATCCCCACTTAGAGGCGGATGTCATTATTAATTTAGACTTAAAAGACTTTTTCCCGTCCATTTCCTATAAGCGCGTTAAGGGGTTATTCCGGTCTTTCGGCTACTGCGAAGCCGTTGCCACCCTTTTAGGTTTAATTTGTACTGAAGCCGATCTCACCTCCGTAGAACTCGATGGGGTAACGTACTATGTGGCGACGACAGAACGGTTGTTACCCCAAGGATCGCCTGCAAGTCCTGCTATTTCTAATTTAATCTGTCGCCGTTTAGATCGGCGTTTAACCCAAATGGCGCAAGATTTGGGCTTTACCTATACGCGCTATGCGGACGATCTGACGTTTTCTGCCCATGAACCCTATTTGCAAGGTATTTGTAATATTTTGCGGCGTACTGAAGCCATTGTCGCCCATGAAGGGTTGACGATTAACGACCAGAAAACCCGCATTCTCCGCAAAAAGTCCAGCCAACTCGATGTCACTGGAATTGTCGTCAATGGCGATCGCCCTTCTTTAGATCGTAAAACCCTGAAGCGCTTCCGGGCAACCCTCCACCAAATTGAACAAAACGGCCCAACAGGTCAACATTGGGGGCATACTGAAAATGTGATGAGCGCGATCGCCGGATATGCCAACTACGTCGCCTCGGTACTCCCGGAAAAAGGCGCAAAATTTCAAGAACAAGTCCGACATATTCACCAAAAATGGCAAAGACTGCCCTAA
- a CDS encoding DUF1257 domain-containing protein: MSHFSQIKTQIRNLDSLQAALNDLGIEWKPGPQAVRGYRGQTHDAEVVIEQDNGYDIGFTWNGQAYELVSDLQFWGQNLSVDGFLNKITQRYAYHTVVSESAKQGFQVAEKQKNEDGSIRLVVQRWSA, from the coding sequence ATGTCTCACTTTAGCCAAATCAAGACTCAAATCCGTAACCTGGACTCTTTGCAAGCGGCATTAAACGATCTGGGGATTGAGTGGAAACCCGGCCCTCAAGCTGTTCGCGGATATCGCGGTCAGACTCATGATGCAGAAGTTGTCATTGAGCAAGACAATGGGTATGACATTGGATTTACCTGGAACGGTCAAGCCTATGAGTTGGTTTCTGACCTCCAGTTCTGGGGACAAAATTTGTCAGTGGATGGCTTTTTAAATAAAATTACGCAACGTTACGCTTACCATACGGTAGTGAGCGAATCTGCTAAACAAGGGTTTCAAGTTGCAGAAAAACAAAAGAATGAAGATGGTTCGATCCGTTTAGTCGTGCAGCGTTGGAGTGCCTAA
- the rnc gene encoding ribonuclease III: protein MPLPAFADEMLLRQALTHRSYVNENPGMGEEDNERLEFLGDALLTFLCGEYLFADRQKLAEDEMTRRRAALVDEEQLAKFAIAIGLNSQMRLGKGAVREGGTTNPKLLSSTFEAFIGAYYLDCGSNIEPVRELVRSLFASVPDSILESRSNVDSKNRFQEWVQARIGPNPPRYQTHKAGGSDRTPIFVAIVFVNDKPYGEGRGHSKKEAEKAAAEDALGKLKKRGLL, encoded by the coding sequence ATGCCGCTACCTGCCTTTGCAGATGAAATGCTGCTTCGCCAAGCCCTAACGCATCGTTCTTACGTTAACGAAAACCCCGGTATGGGCGAAGAGGATAACGAACGCCTGGAATTTCTGGGAGATGCGCTGCTGACATTTTTGTGCGGAGAATATTTGTTTGCGGATCGTCAAAAATTAGCCGAAGATGAGATGACGCGCCGACGCGCCGCCCTGGTGGATGAGGAACAGTTGGCAAAATTTGCGATCGCCATTGGCCTCAATTCCCAGATGCGCTTGGGGAAAGGTGCCGTGCGCGAAGGGGGAACCACCAACCCCAAACTCCTCAGCAGTACCTTTGAAGCGTTTATTGGGGCGTATTATTTAGATTGCGGTTCCAATATCGAACCCGTGCGAGAGTTGGTGCGATCGCTATTTGCGTCCGTCCCTGATAGCATTTTAGAATCGCGATCGAATGTTGACTCTAAAAACCGCTTCCAAGAATGGGTACAAGCCCGCATCGGTCCCAACCCGCCGCGCTATCAGACGCACAAAGCTGGAGGAAGCGATCGCACGCCCATTTTTGTGGCAATTGTCTTCGTTAATGATAAACCCTACGGCGAAGGTCGCGGACACAGTAAAAAAGAAGCGGAAAAAGCCGCCGCCGAAGATGCCCTAGGCAAGTTGAAAAAACGAGGGTTATTGTAG
- a CDS encoding ferredoxin: protein MDDFSPSPFDDDPGRSGLEPELGGVWRDEPERSGLEPELGGVLRQRGVYVDEITCIGCKHCAHVARNTFYIEPDYGRSRVVRQDGDPEDVIQEAIDTCPVDCIHWVDYTELKELEDERKYQVIPIVGFPVDPAVIATHRRRQQMEKKRKKH from the coding sequence ATGGATGATTTTTCTCCATCTCCGTTTGACGACGATCCAGGACGTTCGGGTTTAGAACCGGAACTGGGTGGTGTTTGGCGAGATGAACCGGAACGTTCGGGTTTAGAGCCAGAGTTGGGTGGAGTGTTGCGCCAACGGGGAGTTTATGTTGATGAAATTACCTGTATTGGCTGCAAGCATTGCGCTCATGTGGCTCGGAACACGTTCTATATTGAACCTGACTATGGGCGATCGCGCGTGGTTCGTCAAGATGGCGACCCCGAAGACGTTATCCAAGAGGCCATTGACACTTGTCCGGTTGATTGCATCCATTGGGTAGACTACACGGAACTCAAAGAGTTAGAGGACGAACGTAAATATCAGGTCATCCCTATTGTTGGGTTTCCGGTCGATCCCGCCGTCATCGCCACCCATCGGCGTCGCCAGCAGATGGAAAAAAAGCGCAAAAAGCACTAG